Genomic window (Bombus pascuorum chromosome 8, iyBomPasc1.1, whole genome shotgun sequence):
cttTACCTAGTGAAATTGGTTTCCTAAGGGACTTGCAGAAGCTAATCTTACAGTCTAATCAGGTAACTTCTTTGCCAAGAGCAATTGGtcatttaacaaatttaacatatttaagCGTTGGAGAAAACAATCTAAATTATTTACCTGAAGAAATTGGTACACTAGAAAATTTAGATTCACTTTATGTAAATGATAACGCTAACTTACACAATTTACCATTTGAATTAGCTTTGTGCACAAATCTCAGTATTATGTCAATTGAAAATTGTCCACTTTCTCAAATACCACCAGAAATAGTAGCAGGGGGACCTTCTTTAGTTATTCagtttttaaaaatgcaaGGACCTTATAGATCcatgtaacaaaattaaaaaaattatttctgataTGATTTAGATGTCGATTCTTAATAAGAATGATACAAATGATATTTGATACTAATATCTATTAATACTACATTCTCACTGTAATGATCTcacatcaataaaaattatataaattatggatatataatatatgaaaatgtgcatatatttgtattctcataaaatgaataataactAATCACATGTCTGCAATTAtggatatataatatatgaaaatgtgcatatatttgtattctcataaaatgaataataactAATCACATGTCTGCAATTAtggatatataatatatgaaaatgtgCATATATTTGTATTCTCATAACATGATTAATAACTAATCACACGTCTGCGATACATTCtcaatatgaaagaaaaaaacatatataaataaattatgaaattggTGCTGACTTGGAAATATGCACAACCGCTAATGAAgctataagaaaataaattcatgatgaaatattttagatatagtAATGACATAAATTGTACTcatactttattaatatatatagtttatatttcattcatttattttgttcattttatgtatattatttatcaatattataaaatataatgtattttaatttgcatgcaatatattgttttacattatattatgcATTACAGTTATCTTGTAACTTCAAAGATACATTAAGTTCACAGTTTCTTATAGACAGGTACATGAATATCATTTTTGGagacataattattattttcaagatTTGCTATATAGTAAACTACAATCGAGTGagataatattattcaattgAAGAAATACAATTAAGAATCGGCAtcaatgattttatatttcagttaCTGCTATCCATTGCCATACAAACAAGATATTTTgatgaaagaattaaaattatttttaatgataagTTTACCATGTATTATAGCGTGAAAGTAgatattgtattaattattttatgttataccACAGGAGCTTCAATTTTGAGAGGTTTCATAAGAAAACACTCTTCCAAAAGGCaaaaaaatctatttatatatcatttaacATACTGTAATGAATAAcggattatttttttatttctaagaCTAAATGTAAACAAtctcatatttaaatattctaaataattataaaaaaataattttttcacatttgttAAATAAGTTGCAATATTCAGTggcaattataatatacatttacttATACTTGTATATGTTTAcagaaaagttaaaaattgcgatgttttaaattaatcaactGTAATAATTAGTGcaattatgatttttaattgagTCATTAGTATGCTCTCATCAGATGAAGGAGTTGCCAAACAAGCATACTATTATCtagttttaatattgtattattgtaAGATCAGTTTTTGCTAAGTTCCATATGTGCTTCTGATGTCATTTAAAAAggcaagtatttttattattagtaaaattttcgtattttttctgCACTGAAATATAATGCCAATatcaattacaaataattatatcataattGATCGCATTATTGAATATGGTCAATTGTATACAaacttatatgtatatgtatatatgtatgttttatattGGATTCATAACTGTAACAGTTGATTGGATTTTATTTATAGCCAAcaatatattgatttttaaaacatgTTACAGATTCTTACACTCATACACCTGATACTACCTGTTTTTCttagaaactaataaatgcaatcataaaaatttgatttataatcCATTTTACTATGCAATGGCTGTgcaataagaaattaaataattagcaCAATTTTACTTGTATTAATTGTATAActctaaataatattatattaatatattgtaagttatatatatagcaaacagatattttttattctttagttagtgttatttcaatatatcgaAAACATTGACTATATGCTTGTTAGTAAACAAAGATTATAGGTATTGAAACATTGTTGTGTATGATGTAAGTAAACAGTAGTATTCATAGATTCtacttcaatttttttaagttataatattttgtaaatgaaaatgtaaaattattaatcttgGGAATTATGGAaacatataaaacataaaatggAACTTAgcaaacttttaattataattaagagAAAGTATGTCTATTCTGTAACTACTCGTTGACATAAATGTATGATTTGTTATGTGTCTATTTACACAATTTTTCTACACTAGTTATGTTTcaactataatataatgtaatgtatttGCATTAAACTTTGTCTTTCAAACTTCTACAATTTGTCCATAAAATAAAGAccgataataatattgtataaataagaCTTTACCTAACTtcatgttaaaaaatttttctttatgcaataacaaattttttagatTATATCAACAATAAGTTTTATGCTATGAATAACTTTCAAATtaagtgaaattaattaaatattaatgtaaatttataaatttcatgtcAAATTGCTTATCTTTGTGTTATAAACAATAATAGTtgtgtatataatttacaaaatatatatattcatctTCCTTActaaaaaaacataaaatgttgcaattgaaatttcattttcttttaacagTATATACTTGTGTATGTTTAACACacagtgaaatattaaatgaatatcAGAGTATATCTAAGAGTTGCCAAAAAGATTGCTATAATACAAATTGTTGTGATAAACTGTTCAAcagttttaaaatacataagtaatactatagtatgattgaaaaatgattaaatttgtatgaaaatgaaataaattacttctCAAATTATAATCTTGTTGAATAGTCTATCAAGTGCGAATcattacgtatatataattttaaaatgatattaatgtaattcaatgtatatgaatatatagGAAGctgtatatttctaaatatataaatataacaaacattTTGGGATTctgattttattcaaattattgtttaatactgaaattaacttataaaatactttattatatatattagtaaCTTCCGCAATATTACAATTACACTACATTATTTGTACGAAATGAAGTATTTCTACGAATACATTAATTCATTTCTCTCATCCTgaatttcttacattttttttttttttttcatatttaagaGAAATAAGACTTCGTGTTTTCATAATAAATCTTCCGAACTTTACATTATGTTTAATGTTATGACActgcaattttaaatatgatacaatgaaaaatataattccatataataagtaataactatattatatacttctttagattcttcaataattttagatggagaaacaatattttcagttAAAGCACTACCgcaaaaattagatttttgGAACAATTTTCTTGCACTCGTAAATTCTTCCATCATACTTGTACTTAAGTTCCGATTTATCATTGTattgtatacatttttccctgaagtaattattaatctaaaattaatatacatcaATATAAGTAACTCTTTTTTTACTGAACATAGTAAAAgtaatatctataaatattaataataataccttataagtTGTAATATCTCTTCTGAAAAAGATTTTAGATCATCTAAAGTAGAttcacaatattttaaatcggTTTCTGTATTTTTGTTACGAATGagtattatttccttattggtaatatcaatttcattttttaattttaatactttattacacATATCaactttgtttaaattttcaccAATTACAgtgttatatttacatttgtgAAGTTCATCTACTTTTGTAACACgagaattttgattaaaaatagaattaaaattatgcattaaagaaaaattccaaatttcgtTACAAAATTCATCTTCTGTAACCCAtactttgcaatttatattatccTTTAAAGTAAAgcaatgttaaaataaatgtagaaGATATatgatgtatatatacatatttaacaaacagttctaaatttattaataatttaccaagtctttatatctttctttgagtatttcttttttaagtcgtaacgtattagtttttgtatttaaagtaGCTCTAATAATCTTTAGTTCTGTACTCTTATtaacatatttcattaaatgtaAATCATGTTTTTCATTATTTGGAGACATCATGATTTtcatgaatatgtatatatacatatacatattaattcaTAAGACAAATACATTAACagtcattaaattttttatataatttccttTAGAATATTGTCCATATTCTTCTAAGGATTTACAACCATCgattaagaatattatttttcttaaaaaatatatttaaaaatacttgcttactataatttatttattaaatctataaGAAGTCACTgactaatattaaatatataaaattaaaaagttttatatatatttttttttcactttatgATACTTACTATATATGACTCGTGATTGGTAATTTCCGTTAAAACATTTCCAAATAACCTACCAAAAGCAATTACATTTTGTGTTATGGCGTGTTGGAAGCTTATTCAGTAAAGTAACCTATTTTGCATGTAAACAAActtcgttaaaaattgtattggtcatcgaatataaattattaacggattaaatataacaaagtatgaatataaatataatatgagtTCAAGCGGCTTGAAAGTGTTAAAGAAAAAGTTAgtataaagttaaaatatttttatgatttctgtACTCCTcaattattttagtaatatgtTTCTCATGAAAATGTTATAATGGAAGAATAATGGAtgcataacagtatataattataattgatttaaaccgttttataacatttacagTAATTCTTGCCCACAAAAGGTACGATGCCAAAAATGTTTGGAAATGGGACATTGGAGTTATGAATGTAAGggaaaacgaaaatatttacatagatCTTCACGTACATCGCAATTGAAGAGAGCCTTACAGAAACAGCAAGAATCTAATGggtaaatttgtaaaaacatgattaaattattaagttTCAAGACAAAAAATCTTAATGCTAATGGGAATCGTATATCACATTTACAGTGAAGAGCAGAAAAAAGAAGTGAAGAAAAGTcgtttacaaaaaaaaatgaaagaagaaccTAGTAGTTCTAGTAATACAAATTCTAGTGCTGATAGCAGTAGTTCCAGTAGTAGTAACGACAGCAGCAGTAGTAGTTCATCTTCAGACAGTGAATCAGATTCTAGTGATAGCGTTTCCAGTAGCAGTGGCAGCAGCagcagtagtagtagcagCAGCAATAGTAGCAGTAGTAAAAATAGCAATCAttctaacaattttctattttcaaaaagacattctaaataaacaattttagataaaaaataaaaaaccttatGATAagtatattcatttttttaatatttatgaattactctttttttctttgtcgattcacatataataaatgtatgtacAATAACTTCATTGTAAAAAATTGAGACATCTAAAGTACTTATatgtaacatatattttaaatgataatttatatatcgcgccttgtaatagaattttattatttatattataataccaATACCCTTCTAATTATATCAGATACTTGTAAGTAAAAAAGATCATAATTTTGTACTAATgactttttcataaattaagaaatatttattataaaattaaaagcgcgaaatataaatgttaagaaataaaaaaaaaataattttttattgaactATCACATCAAATTATAATTCACTGTAAAagtttatgtttatataacaaatatcatactgtaaataaaattatgattttattctGACAATTTTTGTGTTTCATTAGTCATCAATTCCTTCAGGAAGTGTTTGTATTATTACTTTTCTCTTTGCATcataaaggaaattatttgatttgaaaATCTCACTTTCATAGAATGGATGAAGATTGCATATATCAATTTGTCTAgcctaaaataaaatagtgatTTTAGTACGAGGTTTGTGGATTTATAggagaagaaatgaaataatccATACCCGATCCAATAAGTCTTTTTCTGAAACTTCAATCGTTGTAATACGATTTCCGTGTATCGCTTTTTGAAACGCTAAAGTATCTAATGTAAGCTGCCTAAGTATATAATACAGAAGTTCACTGTGATCTTTGTTATATGACAGATATTTCTGGAATGtctagaaaataatagaacatTTATTATAGTTTCAATAGAATCATTGTGTACACATAtgtattcataattatattcacGATCATACCTGGCGCATACTTTTCATTACCGAATATTTCTGTGTATCAACAAAACTATCAAGCATCATTCTGATAGCAAGATTAATATCACCTTCTTGAACGTGATCACGTAAATGCATTTTAGCACTTGCTTCGGCCATACGTATAATACTTTCTATATGTCGTACGGTAATTGGTAAACTTCCAGTGGCCTATTAGGATGaagtatatagtattatacttagaaaatttttgtaaaaatttatgaatgttTTTAACTTACCAAACTTTCTTGTCTTAATTGGCTGTATAATTTTGCTACCTTATCTTGATCAATGTTTGTTAATTTAGGATGAATGTTTTGTCGCACATAaactatgtatttttttaaaagatctTGTGGAATAGATATATCATTTGTCTTTTCTTGTGTTGATGTTACTTTTCCTGTATTTGATGGATGATGTCTGATATGAGAATTCACAACAAATTTAGCCAAATGCCGGTCTTGCATAGGATCTATTTCATCTTTTACTACGCAGAGAATATCGAAACGAGACAAAATCGGTTCTGATAAATCCAcctatgtaaaaaaattatataaatataacttatgatatataatacataaaataaaaatatacttcctcatcttatattatatcCTACATTTTCTGAAAATGTCATACTAGCATCATATCTGCCTCCAATGGGATTGGATGCAGCTATTACTGAACATCTAGCATTAAGTGATGTAACAATTCCCActtttgaaatagaaatactTTGTTGTTCCATAGCTTCATGAATAGATGTTCTATCTTGATCATTCATCtagaaatagaataataattatattttatcacaagcatttcatataaaatgtaCCTTATCGAATTCATCAATAAGACAGATTCCATTGTCGGCAAGGACTAAGGCACCAGCTTCTAATGTCCATTCTCGAGTAGTTGGCGACCTTCTTACAAAAGCAGTCAATCCCACAGCTGAAGCTCCTTGACCTGTTGCAAATACTGATCTTGGtgcaattttttcaacatACTTCAAAAATTGAGA
Coding sequences:
- the LOC132910136 gene encoding zinc finger CCHC domain-containing protein 10-like isoform X3 codes for the protein MIFMNINSCPQKVRCQKCLEMGHWSYECKGKRKYLHRSSRTSQLKRALQKQQESNGEEQKKEVKKSRLQKKMKEEPSSSSNTNSSADSSSSSSSNDSSSSSSSSDSESDSSDSVSSSSGSSSSSSSSSNSSSSKNSNHSNNFLFSKRHSK
- the LOC132910136 gene encoding zinc finger CCHC domain-containing protein 10-like isoform X2, whose product is MFFIIWRHHDFHEYVRCQKCLEMGHWSYECKGKRKYLHRSSRTSQLKRALQKQQESNGEEQKKEVKKSRLQKKMKEEPSSSSNTNSSADSSSSSSSNDSSSSSSSSDSESDSSDSVSSSSGSSSSSSSSSNSSSSKNSNHSNNFLFSKRHSK
- the LOC132910134 gene encoding uncharacterized protein LOC132910134 isoform X2, whose amino-acid sequence is MKIMMSPNNEKHDLHLMKYVNKSTELKIIRATLNTKTNTLRLKKEILKERYKDLDNINCKVWVTEDEFCNEIWNFSLMHNFNSIFNQNSRVTKVDELHKCKYNTVIGENLNKVDMCNKVLKLKNEIDITNKEIILIRNKNTETDLKYCESTLDDLKSFSEEILQLIREKCIQYNDKSELKYKYDGRIYECKKIVPKI
- the LOC132910134 gene encoding uncharacterized protein LOC132910134 isoform X1 is translated as MKIMMSPNNEKHDLHLMKYVNKSTELKIIRATLNTKTNTLRLKKEILKERYKDLDNINCKVWVTEDEFCNEIWNFSLMHNFNSIFNQNSRVTKVDELHKCKYNTVIGENLNKVDMCNKVLKLKNEIDITNKEIILIRNKNTETDLKYCESTLDDLKSFSEEILQLIRLIITSGKNVYNTMINRNLSTSMMEEFTSARKLFQKSNFCGSALTENIVSPSKIIEESKECHNIKHNVKFGRFIMKTRSLISLKYEKKKKNVRNSG
- the LOC132910136 gene encoding zinc finger CCHC domain-containing protein 10-like isoform X4, translated to MGHWSYECKGKRKYLHRSSRTSQLKRALQKQQESNGEEQKKEVKKSRLQKKMKEEPSSSSNTNSSADSSSSSSSNDSSSSSSSSDSESDSSDSVSSSSGSSSSSSSSSNSSSSKNSNHSNNFLFSKRHSK
- the LOC132910136 gene encoding zinc finger CCHC domain-containing protein 10-like isoform X1 — translated: MSSSGLKVLKKNNSCPQKVRCQKCLEMGHWSYECKGKRKYLHRSSRTSQLKRALQKQQESNGEEQKKEVKKSRLQKKMKEEPSSSSNTNSSADSSSSSSSNDSSSSSSSSDSESDSSDSVSSSSGSSSSSSSSSNSSSSKNSNHSNNFLFSKRHSK